From the genome of Aliarcobacter lanthieri:
TCAAATTGATTATTAAAGACTTTTGCTTGGGCTACAAACTCTAAAAAATAATTTTCAGGTGTTGTTGGAAGTTTTTTATCTTTTAAACTAGATAAAGTATTTTTTGTAATTTCTTTTATATTTTTCATTTTATATTATTCTCAAAAATTTATATAATCAACTATTATACCACTTATGTTATAATATAAACTTAATAATTTTATAGGAAAAACTAAATGTCAAAAGAAAATAATCAGATTTTAAAAAATACTAATGCAAAGTTATTAGATGAGTTTAATGCTTCAATAATGTTTGATAAAGAACTATATTCACAAGATATCAAAGGTTCAATAGCTCACTCTAAAATGTTAGCTTTACAAGGTATTATAAATATTGATGAACAAAAAGTAATAGAAGAAGGATTGTTAAAAGTAAAAGATGAGATTGAAAAAGGTGATTTTAAATTTTCACTTGAATATGAAGATATACATATGGCAGTTGAAAATAGATTAACTGAAATTGTAGGAGATGCAGGAAAGAAACTACATACAGCAAGAAGTAGAAATGATCAAGTTTGTACAGATTTTACTCTTTATGTTCAAGAAAAAACAAAATCTATTCAAAATCAAATAAAAGAATTAATATTAACTTTAACAAACATTGCTTCAAAACATACAACAACTTTAATGCCAGGAATGACTCATTTACAACATGCGCAACCTATAAATTTTGGTTATCATATTATGGCTTATGCAAATATGTTTAAAAGAGATTTTGAAAGATTTGCTTCTTCTTATGAAAGAAACAATTACTCTCCACTTGGAAGTGCTGCACTTGCTGGAACTCCACATAAAATTGATAGATTTAAAACATCTGAATTTTTAGGTTTCACTGCTCCAACTTCAAATGCAATGGATAGTGTTTCAAATAGAGATTTCGCTTTAGAAATTTTATTTAATATTGCTACAACAATGATGCATATTAGTAGAATTTCTGAAGAACTAATTTTATGGTCATCTTATGAGTTTAGATTTGTAAGAATGAGTGATGAGTATGCAACAACAAGTTCTATTATGCCACAAAAGAAAAATCCTGATGTTCCAGAATTACTTAGAGGGAAAACAGGTCGTGTTTATGGAAATCTAATCTCTTTATTAACTGTTATGAAATCATTACCATTAGCTTATAATAAAGATACACAAGAAGATAAAGAAGGAGTTTTTGATTCTGTTTCTACTATTGAAATATCACTTAGCATTTTAAATGAAGTTATTAAAACTATGATTGTTAATGTTGAAAATATGGAAACTGCTTGTAAAATAGGTCATTTAACAGCAACAGATTTAGCAGATTATTTAGTTCAAAAACAAAATATGCCATTTCGTACAGCTTATTACCTTACAAAAGAAGTAGTAGAAAAAGCAAATAGTTTAAATAAAGATATAAGTCAATTAAATATAGAAGAGATTAGAAACTCATCAAAAGAATTAGAAAATATTGATGAAGAAATAGTTTCATATTTGGATTTGAAAAATTCTATGAATAGTAGAAACTCTTATGGAGGAACATCAACAAAACAGACTGAAGTTCAAATAGAAAATATTAAAAATTGGCTTGAAAGTATTTGAAAATAGTAAAAGCTAAATTTTATAGCTTTTACTTAATTAAGAAATTTTTTTGTTAGATTATATAAAGTTGAGATATCAGTTTTACCTACAAATCCATCTATTCCTATTCTATCCATTTTCCCTTTTACAGCATCTGTTGTCATAGATGAGTTCACAATTACTGGAACATGAGAATATTTGTTACTATTTTTTATAAAAGAGGCAACTTGATATCCATCAGTTCCTGGCATTTCAATATCTGTTACAACAAGTCCTATTTCTTCTGGGCTTAGCTCTTCTAATCTACTTAATAGTAATCCCCCATTTTGGTATATTTCAAAGTTAGCACCAGCTTCTTGAAAAAATTTTGTTAAAACTTCTCTTGCTACTGCTGAATCTTCAGCTGCTAAGATTTTTTTAGAAGAATTGATTTTAGATTCAACATATTTTTTAACATCATCTTCTCCATCATTTGTCCAGTGAATATCTCTTAAAAGTTGCTCTGCATTAAATACTGTACATAGCTCATCTTTATTATTAACTTTTACATAAGTTGTATAAGTAATTTTTGAGTTTGTTTCTTCTGTATTTCTTAATTCTTGAGTAGTTTTTTCAACAATATCAAGCATATCTTTTACTAAAAAACCTATTTTTTTGTGGTTAAATTCACAAAAAATTATAAGCTTATATTCACTTGTTTCAAGAGGTTTAAGACCAAGCCAAGCATCAAGATTAACTAAAGTTACAGGTTCCCCTCTGATTGTTGCAATTCCTGATATAATATTTGTATCTTTAGGAGTGTCATTAATCACAACTTCTTCAGTTATTATAAAAGCTTTTACTTTTGCAATGTTTATTGCGTAAATATTATTATGACCAGTGTAAAATACTGCTAATTGCTGAACATTTCGTAAATGTCCTTGTGTCATTTGTTCAACACTACCACCAATACCGCTCATGTAAATCCTTTTTTGTGTAAAGTAAATTATTATATATATTTTTAACTTTGACTATCTTTAACCAAATTTAATTTTTTAACTATTTTTTGTACTGTAATTGAAGCCATCATCAAGCCAAAAGAAGCCGTTACTCCTTCAAAACTACCTTTTTCAACACATAAAGGAACTTCTGATGAAAAAATCACTTTAAACTTCTTTTTAAATCCTTGTTTTTTTAACTCTTCTCTTACTTTTTTAATAAATTTATCGTTATAAGTTTCCCAAATTGATTTATATTCAAGTTTTGTTGCATCTATTCTTTTTGCTCCTCCACTTGTACTAATTATTTTTGTAAAATGTTTTTTTATTAAGTGAACTTTTGGTGTTACATCATCAATTGCATCTAAAATATAATCATACGGAGAAAAATCAAAGTTATCAATCCATTCAGGTGTTACTTTTACACAAATAGGTGTTACTTTTGGATACTTTTCTTTTAAAACTTCAACTTTTACTCTTCCTATATTGCCATGGCTTCCTAATTGTCTATTCATATTTGAAGGTTCATATTTATCAAAATCAACTATTGTAATATCTGTAATTCCAGTATTATAAAGTGCATCAAGTGCAAAACTTCCTATTCCACCAACACCAAAAAGTATTATTTTAGTATTTTGAAATTTTTCAAATGCTTCATCCCCAAAAAGCTTTAATGTTCTATCATATTGCATATTTAAATCTTCTTTACTAATTTTTCGGTATTATATCACAAAAATATTTATTGGAGAGGTTATGGATAAAGAGCCAATGACACTTGCGGGGTACAATAAAGTTACTCAAGATTTGGATTTTTTAAAAAGTGTTGAACGACCAGAAACGGTAATAGCACTAGATGAAGCTAGGCAATTAGGCGATTTAAAAGAAAATGCAGAGTATCACTCAGCAAAAGAAAAATTAAAATTAATAGATGTTCAAATAGCTGAATTGAGTGATACAATATCAAAAGCTGTTATTGTTGATCCATCTGTATTACCACATGATAGAGTGAGTTTTGGATCTACGATTAATCTTGTTGATGTAGATAGTGATGAAGAATTTACTTATACTATAGTTGGTGGTGTTGAATCAAATGTAGAAAAAGGATTTATCTCTTTTAACTCTCCTTTAGCAAAGCAACTTATGGGAAAAGTTGAAGGTGATGAATTTAGTGCAAGCTTACCTGGAGGAACTAAAACTTTTGAAGTTTTAAAAGTATATTATAAAGAGTTAGAGCTATAAATTGAACACAAGTTTAAAAGAAGAGGCTATATTTATAGCCGATTCTCACTACAATAAAAAAAATC
Proteins encoded in this window:
- the argH gene encoding argininosuccinate lyase; the encoded protein is MSKENNQILKNTNAKLLDEFNASIMFDKELYSQDIKGSIAHSKMLALQGIINIDEQKVIEEGLLKVKDEIEKGDFKFSLEYEDIHMAVENRLTEIVGDAGKKLHTARSRNDQVCTDFTLYVQEKTKSIQNQIKELILTLTNIASKHTTTLMPGMTHLQHAQPINFGYHIMAYANMFKRDFERFASSYERNNYSPLGSAALAGTPHKIDRFKTSEFLGFTAPTSNAMDSVSNRDFALEILFNIATTMMHISRISEELILWSSYEFRFVRMSDEYATTSSIMPQKKNPDVPELLRGKTGRVYGNLISLLTVMKSLPLAYNKDTQEDKEGVFDSVSTIEISLSILNEVIKTMIVNVENMETACKIGHLTATDLADYLVQKQNMPFRTAYYLTKEVVEKANSLNKDISQLNIEEIRNSSKELENIDEEIVSYLDLKNSMNSRNSYGGTSTKQTEVQIENIKNWLESI
- a CDS encoding chemotaxis protein CheV, producing MSGIGGSVEQMTQGHLRNVQQLAVFYTGHNNIYAINIAKVKAFIITEEVVINDTPKDTNIISGIATIRGEPVTLVNLDAWLGLKPLETSEYKLIIFCEFNHKKIGFLVKDMLDIVEKTTQELRNTEETNSKITYTTYVKVNNKDELCTVFNAEQLLRDIHWTNDGEDDVKKYVESKINSSKKILAAEDSAVAREVLTKFFQEAGANFEIYQNGGLLLSRLEELSPEEIGLVVTDIEMPGTDGYQVASFIKNSNKYSHVPVIVNSSMTTDAVKGKMDRIGIDGFVGKTDISTLYNLTKKFLN
- a CDS encoding ThiF family adenylyltransferase; this translates as MQYDRTLKLFGDEAFEKFQNTKIILFGVGGIGSFALDALYNTGITDITIVDFDKYEPSNMNRQLGSHGNIGRVKVEVLKEKYPKVTPICVKVTPEWIDNFDFSPYDYILDAIDDVTPKVHLIKKHFTKIISTSGGAKRIDATKLEYKSIWETYNDKFIKKVREELKKQGFKKKFKVIFSSEVPLCVEKGSFEGVTASFGLMMASITVQKIVKKLNLVKDSQS
- the greA gene encoding transcription elongation factor GreA, with the protein product MDKEPMTLAGYNKVTQDLDFLKSVERPETVIALDEARQLGDLKENAEYHSAKEKLKLIDVQIAELSDTISKAVIVDPSVLPHDRVSFGSTINLVDVDSDEEFTYTIVGGVESNVEKGFISFNSPLAKQLMGKVEGDEFSASLPGGTKTFEVLKVYYKELEL